ACACATCTACGGTAACTTGAAAAAGGCTCATGGAAATAAAACCCGACTGAAGCCACTGCTTTGGAATTTGGCATGGTCTTACAATGAGTCAGAGTATAGGCAGCATTTGGAGAGGATCTTTGCTTACGATTTTCGCATGTACAGTGATGTAATGAGGACAAATCCAAAGAGTTGGTGTAGGGCATTCCACAAGGTTGGTAATTACTGCGNGTTGAGAACTATGAAAATTGGTTATGGTTTGCTAAGTTGTTGAAAGAAGACTTTGTGTTAAACAATGGTGATGGATTCATCCTGATGTCCGATAGGCAAAAGGCaagtttattctttttatttaacttcCCTTATGCTTTTATTTTGTCTTCTCTTATTTAACTTGACTTATGCTTTTACGTCTCAGGGATTGATCAAGGCTGCTTCTGTGGAGTTACCAAAGATAGAGCATCAGATGTGTGTTCAACACATCTACGGTAACTTGAAAAAGGCTCATGGAAATAAAACCCGACTGAAGCCACTGCTTTGGAATTTGGCATGGTCTTACAATGAGTCAGAGTATAGGCAGCATTTGGAGAGGATCTTTGCTTACGATTCTCGCGTGTACAGTGATGTAATGAGGACAAATCCAAAGAGTTGGTGTAGGGCATTCCACAAGGTTGGTAATTACTGCGAAGATGTCGACAATAACTCGACAGAGTCTTTTAACAGCTCCATCAACAAGGCAAGAGAGAAGCCTTTTGTTGCCATGTTAGAGACAATAAGACGACTGGCCATGGTGCGAATTGCAAAGAGGTCTGCCATATCTAATTCTCACACAGGTAAAATTCATCTTATCCTTATGTATTATTTGTTGTGTTTATAGATTCTCATGTTTTTCGCAAATGTTTGCAGGGATCTGTACTCCATATGTTGTTAAGTTTCTTGCGGCTGAGCACAAAGCAGCATCTACGGCTAAGGTATCAACAAGCACAAATGGGACCTTCGAAGTCAAAGTCAGTGGAGACACTCACCGTGTTTGTCTAAAGAAGATGACTTGTACGTGTCAGAAGTGGCAAATATGTGGCATCCCATGTGAGCATGCATATGGTCTCATCATTGATAAGAAGCTAACGGCTGAGAACTACGTCTGCCAGTGGTTCCGAACAGCTATATGGAGGAGAAACTATGAAGAAGGCCTAACTCCACAAAGAAGTGCAAAGTTTTGGCCTTGTACAAATGGGAATAAGGTGTATGCAGAACCACCTGAGGAAAAACAGACCAAGGCtgacaagaaaaggaagaagggtGTCAATGAGTCACCTACTAAGAAGcaaccaaaacagaaaaaaagaataatgcaTTGTGGCATTTGTGGGGAAGCTAACCATAACTCTAGATTCCATAAGTCTGAATTTGCTCAggtatgatatattgctttgttgttttcagtttctaacttttcttttggttactaACTCTAATGCCATGTTTTTTCAGCCTTCTCGACAGCCTACTCAACCTGAACCAAGTCAAGGATCACTCACTCAAGCTTGATCAAGAACCTACTTATTACTAGGGTGCTAATTTTGTGGTTGCCTAGATACATATTTTCGACCACATGAACTCTTTTCTTCCCCTAGGTCGCTTAGTGTCTTTTGTCTCCAATGGTGAATTTTGTGGTTGCTCATGTTGTATTTTCGACCACATATACTCTTGCCTTTCCTAACTCTTTTGTATGATCTATTTCGTTTCAAATGATGATCGTTTATGACATTTAATTTCATCTCTTTTGATGATCGTTTATAACACAACAAATGTAGCTTCATCTTTGACACAAAAGGTTTCATTGTCTTAAATcattgacaaacaaacaaacatgaccATACACCATTTGTTCAACCAACTACTTTGCTTAGTACAATCATGACCATACAGACTAACAATACAacactcatcatcttcttattcCATGATTTGGCTTCACCTAAACCATCTTCAACCTTCTCCAAGacctccttctccatcttctcataaACCAGAGTATCAAACTCCAACCTCTCTGTCCTAAGCTCTTTCAATTGTTGCTCAAGTCCAGCATTCTTCATAGCCAATGCATCTACCTCATTCAGCAAAGCTTCATCGACCCACTTGAACACATGTTCATCGTTCCGAAGCTACCATTACCCAATTATTAGAACCACCCAAAATCATGAGACAAGAGGATAAAAGCATAAATTTTACCTTATTTGTTGCAGCAAAACTACAACGGTAGTATCTCCGGTAAGGATTCGGATCAGATTTCGAGATCAAAGCTACAACAGCTTCCCCGCACCAACAACTCTTTGGCACACCAAACACTCTTCCTCTCGCACGAGAACTGGATGATTCGGTCGAATTGCTCATTCTGAATCTCGAATTTGGTAATGGAAcccagaaaagaagaaagaagaagaacaatccGAAAACGATTTTAGGGTTcgtgatttttgaaaattgggGATTTGTGGGTTCATGGGTCTTAACAGGGTAAGGAATCGGGTCTTCAATGGTTCAATTTTCGGTTTATATGGTTTGGTATTGGGTTCAAAAGCTAAACCAACACAATTTAAATTCGGGGTGATATAAGTGTAAAACTTTCGATTTGGGGAGAAATAGGTGTCAAGAATAGTTGACAGGGATATATAGCTCGTGTCCGTAGTTCGGGTTCCATACAGCAAGATATGATAGTTCTTGGGGGGAAATAGCTCGTTTCCCCAACTTATGCATATGAACTTCGCATCTTTCTACTCTAATTTGGTGGCGGGGGATATTCTTAGGAAGGTTTGATTCTTATGTTATGTGGGCACTTTACTTTGCTcatctatgtttatatataataaacctgtccccttttattttctcttcagAAAATCCGGtcctataatatatatatatagtttagtatTTTCCCGTGTATattccctatataataaaacggaagttcacaacattgttttgtatactatataattttaataagttggttacaaataggttatatattaagttttatattatttgtatagtcaggatttattgtttccaaaaatcttaaagagaatattctaaataatcatttgatatcatctaacttaccatattaattttctttattaaattattcatcaaataaaatcatttgatatctaacttaacatattaatttgttaattattattatacttcacctctcatttttatatatgagtctattttgtgaaacaaataaattctcatattatttattataataaaaaatagttttatttccggatataccataagttaaatttttaaaaacaaatataaatgattcaatctataaaatattcaattttacTGTGTAAcgagtcaaaatttgaatatttaaatttaatttcatactttttgttgaattttataattttatataatataataaactttaaataatttattttgaaatatttttaaaatattgaaacttgatattaaagttagaaactataaacactctaaattggtttgttatagcaatgtcaataatatgtcactataatatgaaagaatttaaaaaaccaagtataacaatatattaaattactcataatataataacttgctttttaaaaaccaaattcacaaaagtatgtcttataatgacattcaagtcatgaggtagaatatacattgttgaaataacttcacatacataaactaatataatatattaaaatagaaaatatacaaaattttgtatgaaataaaatttaaccattgttatagcacgggtacttatctagaatcattaacaatagaaaacttacaaaataagtatcTTTTTCAAgttatcatatttagcatatgattttattacataatattttgtttaaaaaacttttaaaaataatcacataaattatattttataaaaaattacaatgtaaataaaatgaatttcaagagcacgggtcttaatctagtatgtatataaaatatattcgttttagggtttaataaaaagaagaagaaaattaaaagaagtaGAGTCTTACGTGCGCGTAGAAATGATGGTGGTACCAGATCTCCTCCGCCGGTGCCGACCAGTTAACCTCaaccaaatattatatacttttgcCAACCTCCCAAAGGTTTCATCAATCTTTACGATAATAATACCAAttaccagtttttttttttttgttgtgaaaatagatatatacggttaaataattatatatataaacatatatatatatagatatatatatatatatatatatatatatatatatatgcgtgttcagaaaagaaagaaaagaaaaaggtatacATCAAGAAGCAAAAAAGCCAACTCATTATGAAGGCAATACAATGACAACtcaaaagaaatcaatattaGAAATTGGTCGTTTTCATTGCTCATGCTTCATGCAGTCAAGACTTCAGATATATCCATATATACTTTGAAACTTTGAATAAtctaatttttatgtaaaatgtTAACGATTGCcctattaaatttaatattttatttgttgccGGGTCCAAGCAAAATGACAATGATGTGAAACTTATAAAAATGGTACtcaaaatactaattttttcgtcatagaaataaatttatatcaGGATAAGGTCACTCGACTCGCTCCCAAGTggatattattttctttaaccaACCTAAAACGGGAAAAGTCTAACAATGTATCGAATGTATCATCGCCTACACTTCAATTACTTGGACAGAGGGAATTGACCTACCAACTGCCGTACAGCATAGACTACAGAGTAGTATACTGGAACATTTATAGGATGAAAAGTTGAAAACTGTTTTGACGCAACGCGCATAACATAAGCCGGTCTTGTTCAAGTTAACGAGTGATCTTTCATCttcacaaaattttaaatgataaagtTACAAACATCAAGGAaggaaaaattatatgattacaTTCGCAAAATTACATCAAGTgaaccccaaaaaaagaaaagaatttgatGAAACGCTTTTTGTATAACACAAATGGTAAAATTTGtttctaaacattttttcaTTGCTGCATCTACTACTCGTATTTTGAATCATTATATTATACCAATTCCATCAAAAGCGGATCGCCTTCCGCCATCTCCCGAACCAGTTTGATGAAATCTTGTTCGCTTGAGATACTCCAAGGATGAACCGCAGGTGCTTCTGCAGAATACAAACTCAAAGAAGTGTTTAACGAAGCTGGTTCTGACTTATATACCATTGAACCTAGAACCGGGTCAAAATTCTGAGGCGAATCCATCGATAGGAAGAACATTGGCACAGCCACTTTATAATGCAAATCCATATCGCCCACGAGATTAACCAGATCTGTAAAGTCTGACACAAAACGTTTTGGGACATAGAACACTTCCGAGCTGCACATCGTTAAGGTTGTGTCATCACTCTTCTTTGTGGCTTCCTTGTAATTGACTTGGAAATGAACCGGCATTGTACCAACAATTTTCTTTACTAATTCCACCTGAACCGAATACCAGTCAGCATTCCCAGATGGTTTCACTGTTGTCCATGACTCCTTTACCTATAAAAAGGACCAAAACTCCTCAAATTCGAAACCACACCAAACATTATGTTTATGCAGAACAACTAGCAACTTAATGAGTACCTTGTCTGTAGTCCAGAGCTTAGTTTTGTCGGCTTGAAGTAAATTCCAGTAATTAAGAACTGTATCatcttcaacaaacaaaaacccgTCTGCACTGCTGTACCGATCAAATATCTTCGGTAGCCGCCTGAAATGGATATAACAGAACTACAATTAGAAAGCTTACATTAGGAAAGAATAGGTTGGAAACTGAGATTATAAGCAAGTTTCTTAAGTTACTTGTAAATGTGATCGAGTTTAGCTTCTTGGACGTAAAGGTCTGAGTTTTTCCGAGAGGACAAAATCACCACAGTTTTGAATACCCGCCCGTAAAGTAACCTCCATTCAAGAGCAGTGCGTTCCACAGGTCCGTTACAGAACATTACAAGCACTACATTCCCAAAATTCTTCCTCCACCTGATTAAATTCCCAATTTCAGAGCTCACTGTGCCAATCTCCTCGACCCCGAGGTGAACCGAAGGCAATTTCCTAGGAACAAACTCTTTTCTATCTCCATGACCGATGGTTGCTCGTGGGCGGTCCAACTCAAGTGACATTAACCGAGGCTGTTGGTATCCAACCATAAGCAAATCCTGGAGCCAAGCAGCTGTGAACTTCACGTCGAGTTCAGTCCAAAACCCTTGTTCAGCCATAACAAAGCTCAAATCAAGAATCGTCTCGAAGAACCTATGCTTATCTGATCTCCAAGCAAGCAAGAATTTGATCAAACGACCTACATTAACATGGAGATCTTTCTCATCAGAGAAAGGGTAAGCTTCAACCCGATCATACCGGTGAACAGTTGGTGGATAAACAGCAACATAACCACCAAGCTCCCATAAGAGCCTCTGTCCCCAATAACCTCTAATCACATCCGAAGCCATGGAACTAACCGAAACAGGAAGCATTAAACCCCAAAACGCTGATGAATGGTACAACGTGTTAAAAGAATTCACAGGCACCATCATACCTTGAGGCAACGCCACTTTAGGAGAATCCTCATCGAATCTAATATCAAAAGGTTCAAAAGTAGTCTTCCTAGTGAAGTAATACACAGAGTCAACATCAGGTAAACCGTTTGAAATCCCTTGCTGTATAAACTGTTTACCACCAAACACCTCAGTGTAATACTCCTCGTGATTGATCTCACCTACGTTCTCCAACGGCAAACCTCTAGGCCAAACCGATCTTTGCCCGAAATGGATATAAGGATTCACAACAGTTCGATTCGGGTTCTCGTGACTATACTGCAAAATTGGTTCTTGCCTAGCGTATTCTCCAACCAACTCAACATCAAAATGTTTCCCAAGATCTCCATCAATCACTTCACCACGATCATCCGCATCGTAGATCTTCTTCGCACCGTGCTGAATCGCGAACAAGTAACCGACACTTTTGCGTACGAACGANNNNNNNNNNNNNNNNNNNNNNNNNNNNNNNNNNNNNNNNNNNNNNNNNNNNNNNNNNNNNNNNNNNNNNNNNNNNNNNNNNNNNNNNNNNNNNNNNNNNNNNNNNNNNNNNNNNNNNNNNNNNNNNNNNNNNNNNNNNNNNNNNNNNNNNNNNNNNNNNNNNNNNNNNNNNNNNNNNNNNNNNNNNNNNNNNNNNNNNNNNNNNNNNNNNNNNNNNNNNNNNNNNNNNNNNNNNNNNNNNNNNNNNNNNNNNNNNNNNNNNNNNNNNNNNNNNNNNNNNNNNNNNNNNNNNNNNNNNNNNNNNNNNNNNNNNNNNNNNNNNNNNNNNNNNNNNNNNNNNNNNNNNNNNNNNNNNNNNNNNNNNNNNNNNNNNNNNNNNNNNNNNNNNNNNNNNNNNNNNNNNNNNNNNNNNNNNNNNNNNNNNNNNNNNNNNNNNNNNNNNNNNNNNNNNNNNNNNNNNNNNNNNNNNNNNNNNNNNNNNNNNNNNNNNNNNNNNNNNNNNNNNNNNNNNNNNNNNNNNNNNNNNNNNNNNNNNNNNNNNNNNNNNNNNNNNNNNNNNNNNNNNNNNNNNNNNNNNNNNNNNNNNNNNNNNNNNNNNNNNNNNNNNNNNNNNNNNNNNNNNNNNNNNNNNNNNNNNNNNNNNNNNNNNNNNNNNNNNNNNNNNNNNNNNNNNNNNNNNNNNNNNNNNNNNNNNNNNNNNNNNNNNNNNNNNNNNNNNNNNNNNNNNNNNNNNNNNNNNNNNNNNNNNNNNNNNNNNNNNNNNNNNNNNNNNNNNNNNNNNNNNNNNNNNNNNNNNNNNNNNNNNNNNNNNNNNNNNNNNNNNNNNNNNNNNNNNNNNNNNNNNNNNNNNNNNNNNNNNNNNNNNNNNNNNNNNNNNNNNNNNNNNNNNNNNNNNNNNNNNNNNNNNNNNNNNNNNNNNNNNNNNNNNNNNNNNNNNNNNNNNNNNNNNNNNNNNNNNNNNNNNNNNNNNNNNNNNNNNNNNNNNNNNNNNNNNNcttttgttttgttgtttacgtTTGATTTACTGAACTTATTACATTGCCCCACAGTCCCACACCACTGATCTATCCTTCTATGTACAAAAGAGACAACAACTAAAAGAGTTGATCTGTAGGGTCGGACAAGCCATCACATGGAGgataaaggtaaaaaaaaaatccattactctaattttatttgttttaagttatcttaatttcttttcttaattgatAACACATTTTGCTATTTTAAGAAGtggaagaaaaattattattgcgtTTAATAGTTAcatttaatactaataattttGTTGAGATAGTGTGTTTGTTGGCTAGTATTTTTCATATAGTACTATCTGTTACTAAGAAAGAGAATCTATATAGGTAAATGATTTCTCAGTGAAAATAAGTCTTTGTCTTTTTGTTGCTCAACTGTGTATTATACAAGAATCAACACTTAACCAAGATATATACTTCACCAATAGTCTCCACAGGAGCAAGTTCCATTCTTGTAGTGATGAAACCTACATACATCTCTCAAAATGATTTCTCTGTCAAGTGTCAACAACCTTTGAGATAAACTTCGTTGCAAGATGACAATCATTACGTACAAACCCTGAGGTTTTTAGCCATCCTTAATTATAACCGTACAAGGCAGGCAATGTGTTAGATATGCATTTGGGATCTAGGTTCGTTTGGGTGTCATAGTCAGCAGCAGTATTCTGTATTATATTCGTTTCTATTTATATCAAGAGCTACGTAACCTTGTATTAGTAATGATTAATTACAGCTGGTGCCCTCTTGCGAAATCAAGCAATCTTCGAGATATGAAAGAATGCATTAAgtagtgttcaagaaagcgttAGGCGGTATTTGGGCGGTGacccagcgcctagcgcctaaaaCACTTAATTGAAGCCTATACGGTTTTTAgacggtttaggcgtttacaacataatatattatatatataaaattatgtaaaaatatatgttagaaaaaataaaataataataaatcataaacaaaagttagaaagatacatttatttaatttacattaacaacatataaacatttataattacgtatacaaatataaaacttaataatttaaatatatataattaaaaaatcaaaaataaataataaaataaaatttatgtaattttaaatcTAGACGGACCGCCTAGAACAGGCATTAAGACGAGAAGAGGTTAAAACTACACAAGAGTTTAACGGAACAAATATGAAACGAACGTCAATGTTTTATGCAGAGAAGCTAGTCCCCAGAACCAGCATCAGCTGTGCTCTCTGGCTCGATCGGGAGATTTCGATTTATTATTGGCAAGACCTTCTGAATTACCGCTACAAGTGGGACTACTACTAGTAGCCTTGTGACCAATCGTTTTTGTCGATATATAGGAGTTCCTCTCCCTCTTATAAACGTTTCCAAAGCCATAATGAACTTACAAAATCAGGTTGCTCTACTGATGCGACATTATCAGCAAAGAGAATGTTGTAAGCTCTCGACTGTAAAATTTGAAGAATGTCGAGGAAATCCGTGTCTTGTGAGATGTTTTTAGAGATGATGACCATAACATTTGGCTTCTGTAGTGGAGAATACGCATAATCTGAAGGATTTTCCAGTGCCCAGAAAAGAACATCGAACATCATACTATTCACTCTCGCAACTTTATCTCCTGGAACCAACCacatatagacaaaaaaaaacaaacaacaacggCGAGAGCGCGAGGTCATCTcttattaagattaaaaaagaagagaaaaaggagGCATTTGTTAATTAAAGAGTCTTTACGTAAAAGAAAATGGTCACTACGTACCATTCGGTACAAAGGTGATTCCGGCGAGTAGAAACTGATCACGGATCTGATTCTTCTCACCATAAGCCCATATATCCACTTTACCACGATAACCCTTCTCCGCAAGAGCTGATATGATATTCTTATAAACCGACTCAGGATTGTGATCACCATCAGGGATTGGACAATCCTCCACGTCCCAGAACACTCCTGTCTTCTTAGCCCCTGCCATCGGTCAAGGAAACACATCAACAATTACAAAACCGAGGAAACAAACCAACAATATAATTCAGCATGACAGAGAGAGATCTTACTGGAGACAGGAGAAATCACGACGAAGATGGAGAGATATTAGAGACTTTTCTTTCAGATTTGTGGCTGCGCCGAATGAGAGACTCCTTCATAAGAGAAAAACACTTATTAGATCTCTCCACAAACACACTTATAAGATCACTCCTTCATAATCGGTTAGCTAATAAATACCGATtgaattgttttctttggtttatctGATGTTTGATGGCGATTAAGCTGTGTGGTTTAATATTATTGAAACGACGGCGTATTAACCTAACA
The sequence above is drawn from the Camelina sativa cultivar DH55 chromosome 4, Cs, whole genome shotgun sequence genome and encodes:
- the LOC104784124 gene encoding uncharacterized protein At4g04775-like; the encoded protein is MSNSTESSSSRARGRVFGVPKSCWCGEAVVALISKSDPNPYRRYYRCSFAATNKLRNDEHVFKWVDEALLNEVDALAMKNAGLEQQLKELRTERLEFDTLVYEKMEKEVLEKVEDGLGEAKSWNKKMMSVVLLVCMVMIVLSKVVG
- the LOC104781647 gene encoding probable glycosyltransferase STELLO2 (The sequence of the model RefSeq protein was modified relative to this genomic sequence to represent the inferred CDS: added 456 bases not found in genome assembly) encodes the protein MLVQDRVAPPKPPKSRIRELPPSHRFAVIVTVAAFFFLYKTTDTASLLCFQSQSTQSIQSLTRPQINWNSIQIVSDKASPYASFRTEKWVVVSVTKYPTEELKGLVKIKGWQVLAIGNSLTPKDWDLKGAIFLSLDAQSELNYRILDHLPYDSFVRKSVGYLFAIQHGAKKIYDADDRGEVIDGDLGKHFDVELVGEYARQEPILQYSHENPNRTVVNPYIHFGQRSVWPRGLPLENVGEINHEEYYTEVFGGKQFIQQGISNGLPDVDSVYYFTRKTTFEPFDIRFDEDSPKVALPQGMMVPVNSFNTLYHSSAFWGLMLPVSVSSMASDVIRGYWGQRLLWELGGYVAVYPPTVHRYDRVEAYPFSDEKDLHVNVGRLIKFLLAWRSDKHRFFETILDLSFVMAEQGFWTELDVKFTAAWLQDLLMVGYQQPRLMSLELDRPRATIGHGDRKEFVPRKLPSVHLGVEEIGTVSSEIGNLIRWRKNFGNVVLVMFCNGPVERTALEWRLLYGRVFKTVVILSSRKNSDLYVQEAKLDHIYKRLPKIFDRYSSADGFLFVEDDTVLNYWNLLQADKTKLWTTDKVKESWTTVKPSGNADWYSVQVELVKKIVGTMPVHFQVNYKEATKKSDDTTLTMCSSEVFYVPKRFVSDFTDLVNLVGDMDLHYKVAVPMFFLSMDSPQNFDPVLGSMVYKSEPASLNTSLSLYSAEAPAVHPWSISSEQDFIKLVREMAEGDPLLMELV